Proteins from a single region of Festucalex cinctus isolate MCC-2025b chromosome 19, RoL_Fcin_1.0, whole genome shotgun sequence:
- the dync1li1 gene encoding cytoplasmic dynein 1 light intermediate chain 1 — MATTGRSALLSSTLTGSKTTLENPEEDDGQNLWSTILSEVSTHSRSKLPSGKNVLVMGEVGSGKTTLVAKLQGVEEYMKGRGLEYLYISVHDDDIDDHTRCNAWVLDGDLYHKGLQGVAVPVDAISNTLLLITVDMSRPWNALDSLQKWAAVAREHVDKLRVPPETLRELEHRLVKQFQEYAEPGSGEDGTPQRRADDEESVLLPLGDNTLTHNLGIPMVVVCTKCDAISTLEKEHDYRDEHLDFIQSHIRQFCLQYGASLIYTSVKELKNLDVLYKYLVHRLYGFPFHCPAQVVERDAVFIPSGWDNEKKIAILHENFQTIKTGDGFEDVIGKPPVRKIVHEKEIQAEDDQVFLVKLQSLLAKQPAVTVGRPVDTTTRAPTGSPRTSNRSAAANVANAMPQSGQTSEGVLANFFNSLLTKKAGAGGAGSAGGGNNTPGTVRKSGSKLGLSDVQAELDRISNRETDLDLPNANETPATDGQDT, encoded by the exons ATGGCGACTACAGGGAGGAGTGCATTATTATCCTCCACCTTAACTGGATCGAAGACCACGCTGGAGAACCCGGAGGAAGATGACGGGCAGAATTTATG GTCGACTATCCTGAGCGAAGTGTCAACCCACTCAAGATCAAAACTACCATCCGGGAAAAATGTCCTGGTTATGG GGGAAGTCGGCTCGGGGAAAACCACCTTGGTTGCCAAGCTACAAGGAGTCGAAGAGTACATGAAAGGGCGAGGTCTAGAATACCTCTACATCAGCGTCCACGATGACGACATTGACG ACCACACGAGGTGTAACGCATGGGTGTTAGACGGGGACTTGTACCACAAAGGCCTCCAGGGAGTAGCCGTACCGGTGGACGCCATTAGCAACACGCTACTGCTGATAACGGTCGACATGTCGCGGCCGTGGAACGCGCTGGACTCGCTCCAGAAGTGGGCGGCGGTCGCCAGGGAACACGTCGACAAACTACGGGTCCCGCCGGAAACGCTGCGGGAGCTCGAGCACAGGC ttgTAAAACAGTTTCAGGAATACGCAGAGCCAGGTAGTGGGGAGGATGGAACCCCGCAGAGGCGAGCTGATGACGAGGAGAGTGTGCTGCTGCCGTTAGGAGACAACACACTCACGCACAACCTGGGCATACCAATGGTAGTGGTCTGCACGAAG TGCGACGCCATAAGCACTTTGGAGAAGGAGCACGACTACAGAGACGAACACCTGGACTTTATCCAGTCGCACATCAGACAGTTCTGTCTACAGT ATGGAGCGTCTCTTATTTATACATCAGTGAAGGAGTTGAAGAACCTcgatgtgctatataaatatttGGTCCACAGACTTTACGGCTTTCCGTTCCACTGCCCTGCACAAGTGGTGGAAAGAGATGCCGTCTTCAT TCCTTCAGGTTGGGACAATGAAAAGAAGATTGCGATACTTCACGAGAACTTCCAGACAATCAAGACAGGTGACGGGTTTGAGGATGTGATCGGCAAACCGCCAGTCAGAAAG ATTGTCCATGAAAAGGAGATTCAGGCGGAAGATGACCAAGTGTTTCTGGTAAAATTGCAG tcgcTGCTCGCCAAACAACCTGCTGTTACTGTAGGGCGACCAGTG GACACGACAACCAGAGCACCCACAGGTTCACCGCGAACGAGCAACCGCTCAGCCGCCGCCAACGTCGCCAACGCCATGCCACAGTCGG GTCAAACCAGTGAGGGGGTCTTGGCCAACTTCTTCAACAGTCTACTGACCAAGAAAGCAGGGGCAGGAGGAGCCGGATCGGCAGGGGGCGGGAACAACACTCCGGGGACCGTACGCAAATCAG
- the cpne4b gene encoding copine-4, with amino-acid sequence MSNIYESAEATLGFISSPCLTKVELRVACRGISDRDALSKPDPCVVLKMQSHGQWFEVDRTEVIRSSSSPVFSKIFLVDYYFEEVQRLRFELHDISSGNNGLRDADFLGAMECTLGQIVSQRKLTKALLKQGNTAGKSSIMVTAEELSGNDDYVELSFSARKLDDKDFFSKSDPFLEIFRINDDGSESLVHRTETVMNNLSPVWKSFKVSLNTLCSGDQERELKCTVWDWDSNGKHDFIGEFQTTFKEMRAEQEGKQWECINPKYQMKKKNYRNSGVVFLNHCKIIKMYSFLDYIMGGCQIQFTVAIDFTASNGDPRNSCSLHYIHPYQPNEYLKALVAVGEICQDYDSDKMFPAFGFGALIPPDFKVSHDFAVNFDEDNPECAGIQGVVEAYQNCLPKIQLYGPTNIAPIIQKVASSASEEMHTKEAMEYFILLILTDGVITDMADTREAIVHASHLPMSVIIVGVGNADFTDMQILDGDDGILRSPKGEPVLRDIVQFVPFKDFKHASPAALAKSVLAEVPNQVVDYYNAKGIKPKCMSDYESTRTFSP; translated from the exons ATGAGCAATATCTACGAGTCTGCAGAGGCCACGCTGGGCTTCATCAGCTCTCCGTGCCTAACCAAAGTGGAGCTGAGAGTGGCCTGTCGGGGAATCTCAGACCGAGACGCCCTCTCCAAACCCGACCCTTGCGTGGTTCTGAAGATGCAGTCTCATGGCCAGTGGTTTGAG GTGGACCGGACGGAGGTGATCCGGAGTAGTAgcagcccagtcttctccaaGATCTTTCTGGTGGATTACTACTTTGAAGAGGTCCAAAGGCTGCGTTTTGAACTTCACGACATCAGCTCGGGCAACAATGGCCTCCGTGATGCTGACTTCCTCGGGGCCATGGAGTGCACCTTGGGACAG ATCGTCTCACAAAGGAAGCTCACCAAAGCGCTCCTCAAACAGGGAAATACTGCTGGAAAGTCTTCCATAATG GTGACGGCGGAGGAGCTGTCTGGTAACGACGACTACGTTGAACTCTCCTTCAGTGCTCGTAAGCTGGACGACAAG GACTTCTTCAGCAAGTCGGATCCATTCCTGGAGATTTTTAGAATAAACGATGATGGCAGTGAGTCTCTTGTACACCGGACAGAG ACGGTTATGAACAACTTGAGCCCCGTTTGGAAATCCTTCAAAGTTTCCTTGAACACACTCTGCAGCGGAGACCAGGAAAGGGAGCTCAAG TGCACCGTTTGGGACTGGGACTCGAACGGAAAGCATGATTTCATTGGGGAGTTTCAGACCACGTTTAAGGAGATGAGGGCGGAGCAGGAGGGCAAGCAG TGGGAATGCATCAATCCGAAATATCAGATGAAAAAGAAGAATTACAGAAACTCTGGGGTTGTCTTTCTCAACCACTGTAAG ATCATCAAAATGTATTCGTTCCTGGATTATATCATGGGAGGCTGTCAAATCCAGTTCACA GTGGCAATCGACTTCACGGCATCCAATGGGGATCCTCGAAACAGCTGCTCCCTCCATTACATCCACCCCTACCAACCCAATGAGTATCTCAAAGCTTTAGTGGCCGTGGGGGAGATCTGCCAAGACTATGACAG CGATAAAATGTTCCCAGCTTTTGGTTTTGGAGCTTTAATACCGCCTGACTTCAAG GTGTCACATGATTTCGCCGTCAACTTTGACGAAGACAATCCGGAATGTGCCG GAATCCAAGGTGTAGTTGAGGCCTACCAGAATTGCCTTCCCAAGATTCAACTTTATGGGCCCACCAATATCGCCCCAATCATCCAGAAAGTAGCCTCGTCTGCCTCCGAGGAGATGCACACCAAAGAGGCCatg GAATATTTCATCCTCCTCATTCTGACAGACGGCGTCATCACCGACATGGCCGACACGCGGGAGGCCATCGTGCACGCTTCCCACCTCCCCATGTCCGTCATCATCGTCGGCGTGGGCAACGCCGACTTCACCGACATGCAGATTTTGGACGGCGACGACGGCATCCTGCGTTCTCCCAAGGGCGAGCCCGTCCTCCGAGACATCGTCCAGTTTGTTCCCTTCAAGGATTTCAAGCAT GCGTCCCCAGCTGCCCTGGCGAAAAGTGTTCTGGCAGAAGTCCCGAACCAGGTGGTGGATTACTACAACGCTAAAGGCATCAAACCCAAGTGTATGTCGGACTATGAGTCAACAAGGACCTTCAGTCCCTGA